In the genome of Lathyrus oleraceus cultivar Zhongwan6 chromosome 4, CAAS_Psat_ZW6_1.0, whole genome shotgun sequence, the window CATTTTTCAATCTTCTCCTAAATCCAAAGCAATCAAAGATAAAAATAAGTGCTTATTATTAACAACTTTTTATAAAATTAACGCGGTTGGATCTTGCTTACTTCAACAGATTTTTAGTAGTCAACTTCGTAACATGGGCTTTCAGTTTTGAAAATACTATCTTAATAATATATATAGGTTTGAGTTAGTCACTGTATACTTCATTCTAACATCACTTCACATTCTCAATTCCTGAGgaacttatttatttattttattaatttgGTACGTTTTAATTTCTTCATTGAATCTCAACTCTTAAAGCATTGTTTTCTTGTATAGTTTCTTGCCTGCAAGATTTTTTTGGTTGGCAGTAGTGTTGGAACTTTTTACCATAGCTTCAATGTAAACTTTACAGGGTATTTATTTAATTTATAAGGCAACATGAAGAAGGCCATTTTAACTCCAATTTTTCTTGGAGTTTTGGCGTGTTGGAGTGCGCTTTCGGTTATTGCTGAAGATCCAACTTTGTTTTTCACCTGGGAAATTACTTATGGAACAATTTATCCTCTTGGTGTTCCTCAAGAGGTTGGTCTATTTTTTTTCCAACTCTTTAAAATGTCACATTTGAAaaaatgaatgatattaatttacTCTTTTACCAGGGTATTCTTATCAATGGCCAATTTCCAGGCCCTACAATTGAAGCCATTACAAATTACAATATTGTTGTGAATGTCTTTAACAAGTTGGATGATAAATTTCTCATTACATGGTTTGTGGTTCTCTTCCCCTATTAGTTGTTAAGTGAATCAATAATTGAAGAGCATGTTATGAATCACAGACACATACACCCAGACTAAATATTAACACTGATACGTCgatattaataataattttataGAATCCTTTCTATGTGTGTAACATAAAACAGGAGTGGTGTAAAACAAAGAAGGACATCATGGCAAGATGGAGTTTTAGGAACAAATTGTCCAATCCCTCCAAACACAAACTGGACATACAAATTTCAATTAAAAGATCAAATTGGAACCTACACATATTTCCCATCAACCAAAATCCATAAAGCTGCTGGTGGTTTTGGAGGACTCAACATTGCTCAAAGATCTGTTATATCCATTCCATATCCTGCCCCTGATGCTGAATTCACCCTACTTATTGGTGATTGGTACAAGCCCAACCACAAGGTTTGTTCAAACAAAAATCCCTTAAATAATTGACTTATCTAAATATCAACAACTGGTTTAGGTTAatacataaatataaataaaCATTTCTACTGAGGATTGAATCTTAAATCAACCGTTTATACTTAATTTATTCAACTAATATCAGTCGAGTTACCCGATCGCCCATGGACTTACCTTGTTAAATTATGTATGATCTATTCAAAATAATTGATCCCTTAAATGTGTCAAATTTATTTGTAGGTACTAAGGAGACTATTGGATCTTGGGAAAACCCTTCCTTTACCTGATGCTCTTCTTATAAATGGTCAAAAAGATATTGATGTATTCACAGGAGAAGCAGGTAAACCAACTATACCATTAACAAAAATGTTTTTAGAATGTTTATACAATTTCCGGctttttaattatttttctcAATTGTTTGTTCTTTTGTCGTAAGATCAAACAATTGAGAAAATCGACATCAtcatataataatttttttttttaaaattgacTTATATTAGGGAAGACATACAAGTTTAGGGTTTCCAATGTTGGTATAGCAACCTCAATTAACTTTCAAATTCAAGATCATTCATTGAAGCTCATTGAAGTTGAAGGAGCTCACACATTGCAAGAAACATATAAGTCACTCGATATTCATATCGGACAATCAATGACATTTTTAGTCACACTAGATAAGTCAGTTGGTGACTATTACATTGTTGCATCAAGCCGTTTCGCCGAGGCTAATCTTACTACCACTGCAACACTTCGATATTCTGGATCCAACCGTAAGGTCTCGGGTCAATTACCCATTGACCCGACTATGGATCTAGATTGGTCCATGAAGCAAGCTAGAACAATCAGGTATAGTCTTTTCTTAATCTGTCTGCAAAAAACTTAAAACAATATTAGAGATCATATCTTATGAATTCTaactatttttttttttgttttcgAAGACTGAACTTGACGGCAAATGCCGCTCGGCCAAATCCACAGGGATCGTTCCACTACGGAACCATCCCTGTGTTGAGGACATTGCAATTGGCAAACTCAAAATCCATCCTAAACGGAAAGCTACGATATGCAGTAAACGGAATTTCACACATCAATCCAAGCACTCCATTGAAGCTTGCTGATTATTTCAACATTCCCGGAATCTTCGATCTCAACACAATCAAAGATGTTCCTTCTTCAAGTTCCCTTGTCAAATTTGGAACATCTGTCATAGGTCTCACTCTTCATGACTTTGCCGAAATAATCTTCCAGAATAATGAAAACACTATTCAGTCTTGGCACATGGATGGATCTAGCTTCTATGTTGTAGGGTAAGACAactattttctttttcaattaAGTTAAAACTTATTACATTTTCATAAATTTTGTTTTGATTGAATCAAAATATATTTAGATTTGGAAATGGCATATGGACACCTGATGTGAGAAAAACTTACAATTTGGTTGATGGTATTACAAGATACACTGTTCAGGTGAGTCAATTTATTTTTGATCATTTCTAGTTTTATTTCAAAATTTTGTTACATTGATTGATTAAAACTCTCTTGCATGAACAAACAAATAGGTGTATCCAAAATCATGGACTGCAATATTGGTGTCTTTGGACAATAAGGGCATGTGGAATTTGAGGTCTGCAATATGGGAAAATAGATATTTGGGACAAGAGTTGTATATGAGGGTTTGGAGCAATGAACAAAGCCTATACACTGAGACTAATGTCCCTTCGAATGCATTGTTTTGTGGCAAGGCTAAACATTTGCCTAAATTTTAAGCACTATTTAAGAGATATACAGTTTGATTATTGGCATGATTATGTTTGTAACATGATTTTTTATTTCTTAAGATTAGTTTGTTTAGAAATTTCAGTTACAAGGGTGTGACTGTCGTGCAaaaatgaaaaggaaaaagggtGTGTTTGTTTCTCTAATGAGTCTCTTATTGATTTGATATTTTATTAGATTATTATTTCTTGTAATCATAATAAAAGTAGTTTCCTCTTCTCATTTCTATTGCTTGTCACATTCTACTTAAGATTATTATTTCAAAGTCTTGGTTAATGCTAGGCATATCATGTAACTAAAGTCGAGATATAGGTGCTCCTACTAGTTATGAAGAAACGAATCCAAATAAAGTATGTAATCATTTTGTCATAGAGTTGAAATCTATTATAGAATTCACATTGTTGGAAATTGATGTCGTTGAGAACAAACTAAACTATGAGAAAAAGATTGAATTTTTTGAACAAACACAAAAAATCCTATTAGGTTTTATCAAGGGAGAGaagagggaagaagaagaataagaattGGTTAAAATTGTTTTACTGTTCACTTTCTCAATAATGATTCAAAGATTACAAGTGAATAACAACAATTAACCCCTCTCAACAACCTGAGAGAACTAGTCTATTTATAGACTACTAACCTAACTTAACAATTGGACTTTACAGACAAGGTCAATTCGACACGTTTTTAAACAAAATATATTTCGACAACATGCTTGAACAGACTTCGTCTATGGCATGCACAACTCCCGTCGGACCATAAAGCTATCCTTGTCGACACCGGACTAATACCAATATTGAATGACTGTTTCAAGTTATCTTGTCAAAATTGTCACCCCTTACTTAGACACCAACTTTTTTTAATTTCTTTCTTGTTTTTTGATTAAGTGCTTATTCTTTATTTCTGTATCTTTATCTTCTTGAATGAAATGAAGTTTCTTTTGTCGTTATCCTTTGtctttatttattttatctttttgATTGATGATAAAGGGGGAGAAGACTGGATATGATTTTGATATACTTATTTCCTTTTTGAATCCCAGACATCTGACTCTGAAACTTCTTACTTCTTACTCTTCAGACTATGATCACTAACCTGGGAACTTTGATAAAGTTCACCAATATTGCTAAGAGAAGATATTTTTTAGTCAAATTATTCAGAATATAAGCTAACCAAGACCTTGTAGAAGTTAATCAAGACGTCATAGTTAAACAGACATTAACCAGGCTTATAGGGTTTTTAAACCAAGTTCTGATTCAAGACAGTTTCCTGATAACCAGACTTTCTGTTACATGAAGTCAATAAAGATCATAAAAAGTTTCAACCAGGCTTCCTCATTCAGGAAAGTTTTATCTTTCATACTGATTGAATTTTTTTTGTGttaaaataattttaagtctTAAACTCAGGGGGAGCTTGTAAACCTAACTCTGAAGTTTTAagttgaaaaataattttaatagtATAGAACTCGGTgagagcttacaaacctcactctgATGCTTTTGTAAGATTAAATCAAgtaaaaattgttcatcaaaattcatgattttatcatcatcaaaattaggtagattgtaagaacaagatttggttatgtATATAGCCTTATGTTTTGATTATAACAATATATAGACTCTTAGAGAACAATTGTGTACCCTAATAGTTGTGTTTAGTGTGCAAATACTAGATACAAGTTTTGACTCAGATAGAATAACGTGAGACGTCATTAGATTCTAAACTCAGTGCACTCTGACTCTTGAGATGTGTGTTTTACAAGATAATCAAGCTCTGAATTATGTACTCATCGCTTCTGAGCTCTACTCATCCAAATTTTCATGACTCTGAAGCTTCTGACAATATCAAACTCTGAAGTCTTGCGCTAAAAAACAACTTTGATGAACTATGTCACCCGACTCTAAAGACCATGTTCTGATGAACTGgatcaagactctgaagaccatGTTTCTGAAGATTGTCTCAACCAGACTCTTACTCTTCTTTTATGCGTGTTTCATCACCTCTTTATCATAAGCCCCTAAATATTGAAGATAAGATAAAAAAGGTTTTACGTGAGAAAATAGTACACAATACaagatcaaatattccttccacgatcttgattttgtgggctaatgaatgtactattgtaccattttgtctcccATTTTCACACACCATTATACAAGGATACAGTTGCATTTTAGTATTCTAATTTTATCCTCCAACATATCTCTTCATTGCCTATATAAAGAAGACTTGAAAGAATGAAACAATGTTACACTCTAAGAGATTATCATATATGTgaatagtgcattttgtgaaataTTTGAGAGAAAAAAATACACACAAGGAACTTTTGTTCATACTCTTCATAGAATATATTTTGTGCGATATACTTGTAATTCATTTGTATATTATGCTTTCTTAGAAGGATTTTGTGAACACACTTTGTATCTCAATCTTTGAGATTGTATTTCCTTtagtgactaggttttagtcagaaTTACTCAAGAAGATATTGACAGTTGATCTTTGTGTTGTAATCAAGTTTGATTATAATGGGTTAAGTCCTTGTGATAAtgtgaaatcaccttggcggatgGACTCGAGGTAGCTTTTTGACAGTGAACTAGGATCAAAATAATTGTGTTCATTATTTTTTATCTTAGTTTTCTATTTGTATCTCTGGTTTGCAAAAGTTTTATTTCTTGAAACCCAATTCAATCCCCAATTTCTTGTGTTACAATtaccttcaattggcatcagagctccgATTCTGGTATTGATTGTGTATCAAAAACTTCGTTGTGTCAGATAAAGACCCAGACTTATGAAACACTATGATAAGAATTCATCCACCAGTTGCGGCCGCAAGTAATAATGAAATATACCACTATAGCACAAAACCcccagtctttgatggagaaaattTTGACTAGTAGAAAGATATAATATAAAGATTTTTTCTTGGTCATGATGTAGATCTATGGGATATGGTAGTTGATGGCTACATTCATCCTGTAGATGTCAGTGGTAACAATGTGGAAAGAAGAATGAAGActgatcaacaaaagaaagattaCAGAATCATCATAAAGCTAGAACCATCATGTTAAACGCAAAATTGATTACATGATCACTTTTAGCATTATCGTCATAAATGAAATCATCGAAGAAAGATTCATCAAGGGAAGTTTCTCTATCAGGAGAACTGCTAGAGAACCTCTTCGACTCAGAAATATCAGACACATATATAATGACGGGAACAAAGTGATTATTAACTAAAATATGGGAATACAAATTAGCAGGGGTTTTTGTTTTAACTAAATGGGAGGAAACATTATTTCCAAAATCACTAGACAGATTTATAAGGGGTTCATTTATATGAGCCATGGCAAAAATAAAGACTGGGTATAAAGAAATAAGCTCTTGATAAGAAGGGTACATGAAGAGAATGGAATATGGCGAAGAGGTTAGAGACTAAATGCAAAATAGGGAAAGTTTATTCCAAAGAAGATGAAGGCTCTTGCAAAAGAGATGTTGATTCTCAAGAATGGAAAAAACATTGTCCCAAAAATCCAGGAAACCCTTATATAGAGGAAAGCGAGTAGAAGGTCAAATAAAAGAGGAAACTTAAAGCTAAAAATTACAGTCAGATTTCACCTTAAGAATACAAGCAAACTCAAGTGCACTCAAATTTCCTAGAGAAGAACGTTACACCCTAACTTGCAAGCCTAAATTCATGTGCCTGGAAATTTGGCGAAAAGTATTATTGATGGGAAGCGCATCTAATGTGCTTGTGTTGGACATATGACTTCACACACAGGAGCGGGTGAATTATGGGTTTCAGAAAAACAatagtttgaaaaaaaaattggatcACTTTCAGAGTTTAAAATCATTTCAAAAGATTTTAGAAATAAGCAGCAAAAATAAAATGCGGAAATGAAAGAGTTAAGGGATAGAGAGATAACATCAGGAATTATAGAGGTTCAGTCAAAAACAAAAAAGACCTAATCCTCTCTCGAGGATTTGTTCTTCAAAGTATACACTAAATCTTAAATATTTTTAGTAGGTTAAACTCtcgaacccccttatacaagTAAAATGAAGTTTTTGGCTAACTTCAAACCAAAAACAAACACGGAGAGAAGTAGTGAGTCTTATTTCCAAACATCCACTTGAAGCGGTTACACCCCAAGATAAACCGAGATTTTATATGGCCTGATCTCGAACCTGGGTGAGATCTTAATCCAGGTTGAACTCATGAACTGAATTGAGGTTTTGACGGACTGACCACAAACCTATGAGATTTTATATCAGACGTATCTCAATCCTTAACATCTTTTAATCGGGTTGAGCTTACAAACCAAATCGAGGTTTTTACCAGGATAACCATAAACTAATGTGAGATTTTATACCGGGATGATCTCGAATTGAAGAAAGCTTTTAAAAAGGTTGAGCTTTCAAACCAAACAAATGTCTTAGTAACTAAATCCCCAAATCAAAGCTTTTACAGAGTTTAGCTTTGGGCCCAAAAAAATCCCTAATTGGATAAAGTATTTAACCAAGGTAAAAATATTCCTTAATGAATTTATATTACTACctttccaaaattacaaaatgCATCACTCATAAAGACCACTCTCGAAAGCACTACGACTAAATTTCTAATTTAATGAAAAGTGAGAATATATTTTTAGATAGTGAGGAGTGAGATATGAAAGCTCATAATTCAGGATGTGAAAATATGAAGGAAATGTCATCTATTTATAGGTTACAGGAAGGCACAAAATGGAAAGTTTCTTGGGGAAAAATTAATGTGCCAATCGATTGAAAGGCCACAAATTAATCATTTAGGTTGTTTAAAAAGGAAGGAAAGGATATATAGTCGTTTTTGTTCATCAAGACTCTGTCCTAAACAATTAAGGACAATTTTCATACGGATCCAATCGATTATGTATAGGTGTCAATCAATTGAACAATATGAATTTTATCCAAATTGTTCAAACAGTTCTTGATTCAACAGACACAACTTCAAAACATTTTTAGTAATAATTCTTTAAGAAAATAGGTTTAAAAACATGTTTTTAttgtgtttgtgtatgtgtttgtgtatgtgtgtgtatttgtgtgtgtgtgtgtgtgtgtgtgtgtgtgtgtgtgtgtgtgtgtgtgtgtgtgtgtgtgtgtgtgtgactTAGCCGTATGACTTTATGAAAATGCTCTTTTGCTTTTATAATATCGTTCACTCATACGGGACATGGAAAAATTTCACACACTTTAAGACTTGAACTTTACTTGGAGATGAGGCTTGAGATATATTTCATTTAGGTGCCATCATATAGGATGTTTGAAGTGATCATCAAATCCTACTTAGTCTTGCTTGCATCTTTAACCGCTTTATACTTCCCTTTAGTTGCCATCATCAAAAGCATAATCATCATTAAAGCTTACTTAAACtttagttgtcatcatcaaaatcataTTAATCATTAAAGCTTCCCTAACCTGCAAAATATGGTTCCACATCTTGTTCCCCACTACTTCTGCAAAATTCCTCATGACCTTCTTACTTCTCCCTACGATTGACTTTGGTAACGAGATGTCGATCGTAAATTTGAAATACTCCTTGACTGGTAAATCACTCATCAAGTTTTGGGGGCAACTATTCAGAACTAGCCAAAGGCCCAATACAGATGAAATCCATATATCTACCCTAACCGTGCAAGGCCCATTCAAACTTATCTAGCGTATATAATCAACATAGATGAAATTCAAGGTACATTTTTCTGATATCATAATTTCACTTCACTCATTTTGACCTTTGTAACTGGCTTGGGTATTAGAGTGCTAACCCTGCAGGTCCAACCCCACACTACCTTATTGAAGATCAGCACCATCGTGTTCATAGTACATCATCATCAATCAATCATAATTTTGGTTCGAAGACATAATAATTACCAAATTCCACTACTTGCATATTTATCTAAGACGATCTAAGACTTGGGCATTAGAGTGAAAACTGTGTAAGTCAAATCATGTACCACCGTATCGGAGATCAACATCATCGTATTTGGAGTCCATCTTCATCAATCCAATGAAAATTCTAATTCCAAGATAGAACAATGACAAAATTCTACTACTCATATGTTTATCTAAGACAACCGctttgggatttttttttaaaaataattaaaaaaaaaatctagCTGTTTATAAAAGAAGGATTCAAGACAATGATCTGTGTGTTGAGACTTACTCATGCAAGTTTCTAATTTAGTTAATAATGAGAAACTCATTTGTTTAAAAATAATAGATATTGTCGATAATGTCTATATGATGTCCTATAAATATGACCAATCTTATTATATACGATTACACAAATGAAATAAGAAAATGAACAATTCTCCTCTTTATCTCTAAATGTTTATCTTTTTTCTGTTTATTTTATAACACATTATAAGCATGAAGCTCCAAAACTTGAAAGGATCTTTTGGCGTTGTAAGGTAACattatttcttcttctttttataatatatattttcAATATGTTATTTATAATATATTGATtagaaaaggaaaaagaaaattAATGATGATTATCGAGCGTCCCGAAGGATAGAAAAAGAATATTTATATAAGTTCCTGAAGAACTTATAAAACATCCCTGAAGGATAGCAAAATAATATTATACAGTTTCTGAAGAATTTATAAAATATTCTAATTTCTTGAAGAAATTATAAAGCATCCCCTAAGGATAACAAAATAACACTGTATAGTTCTTGAAGAACTTATAACGCTCTATTTACTATTTTTTTTAAGATAGAGCAGGAAATTTTTTGTTTCTCAATAAGGAAGGAAGTTGGAATTTTTTTTAGTTAAGGTGGATACTCTAGAGTATTTATGGGATGTGTAaggtttttattttaaaatatcaAAATTTACGAATTTTTATATTTATCATTGTGTCAAAAGAATGAAATTTGTTTGAAGTATTATTGTTTCATGATTTTTATCGAGTTATCAATTTAGATTTTAGATCAGATAACAATTAAAAGGAAAATTCATGATGCATTTTGTTACTAATTTGGCATTTTTTAGTAGATAATTTTAAGAGTAATCCACTTTACTATTGTTTTATTTAAGAATATTGGAATTTGCAAATCCTTATAgtaagattttttttttaaataaccatgtttttaaaaaaaatacgaaaataaccaacTTTTTAATTTTTTTGCCAAAATAACCATATTTGGGGGAGGATGCGCCGGGGGAGTTGGCGCACTCCCAAAAAAATAAGAGGAGGCGCCAGATGCATTGACGCACATTTGGGCCTCATGAAGAGTCGCCAATGCTTGTGGCCCTCATAGAGGAGGCGCCTATACAGCTGGATCAATAGTGAAACACGTTACCATTGCACCAAAGACCCTTCAtgttaatttgtttcatcatatatttaatgaGTCATTGTTCTTAGATCATAAGAGAAAGTcactaaatttttattttaaattttaatatctTAAATATATGAATTATATTCTTCAATATTTATATGATTTATTTATAATCAATATAAAACTATCCAACACCTTTCGACCGAGTATGTATAGCTGATAAAACGGGTTATTCGATATTAAATACATCAAAAATGGATTATTCGATATTAAATACATCAAACATAAGTTATTCGATATTAAATACACCAATTCAAACTATCTTGGATTTTATAGGGTTGTTTACATTGTATTATGCGTTTAAAAATTATTACCCCTCTTTAAATTTTTTGAATTCTTCAACCTTaaacatattattttttatattaatttttacacaaaaattcaaataaaacttcataatatttattataaatacaattgaaaaattatattattttaaatataatatatttttaaatattatattactttttataaataatataatatattaatacATGTCTAAGTTATATAAAataagagattaattactatacactgtcagtgtaaaaagttttacaccgtcggttcatcaccatcacccatttgtattactttatagatttttaaaataaaagtcaaacttcttttaatattcaatgtctataattaactgacggtgtaaaacccttttacactgtcagtgtatttcaattaataccgtcggttca includes:
- the LOC127135339 gene encoding L-ascorbate oxidase homolog → MKKAILTPIFLGVLACWSALSVIAEDPTLFFTWEITYGTIYPLGVPQEGILINGQFPGPTIEAITNYNIVVNVFNKLDDKFLITWSGVKQRRTSWQDGVLGTNCPIPPNTNWTYKFQLKDQIGTYTYFPSTKIHKAAGGFGGLNIAQRSVISIPYPAPDAEFTLLIGDWYKPNHKVLRRLLDLGKTLPLPDALLINGQKDIDVFTGEAGKTYKFRVSNVGIATSINFQIQDHSLKLIEVEGAHTLQETYKSLDIHIGQSMTFLVTLDKSVGDYYIVASSRFAEANLTTTATLRYSGSNRKVSGQLPIDPTMDLDWSMKQARTIRLNLTANAARPNPQGSFHYGTIPVLRTLQLANSKSILNGKLRYAVNGISHINPSTPLKLADYFNIPGIFDLNTIKDVPSSSSLVKFGTSVIGLTLHDFAEIIFQNNENTIQSWHMDGSSFYVVGFGNGIWTPDVRKTYNLVDGITRYTVQVYPKSWTAILVSLDNKGMWNLRSAIWENRYLGQELYMRVWSNEQSLYTETNVPSNALFCGKAKHLPKF